The sequence ACAGAGATGATTTTCCTTTGTAGTTGTCAAAAGGAATTCCGCGGGTCGTTTCGTAGATGGCATGCTGATTTTTGGATGTCCAGCGTCCAAGGTTTTTAAGAATTTCAATTTGTTCCTCCGGAATGGTACCGTCTGATTTCGGACCAATATCAAGCAAAAAATTTCCTCCCATACTGATCACATCTGCCAGCGTTCTGACAATCATATTGGAGGTCTTGTACTTTTTGTCATATGGTTGATATCCCCAGGAATCATTCATGGTATAACAAAGTTCCCAATATGGATTTTGTGGCGGAACTACCGGAATACCCTGTTCCGGTGTATCATAATCCCCATGATTGTTGAGCCTTGAGTTGATGATAATATTAGGATTGTATTTTTTGAGTAAATCCAAGGTTTGAGTAGCTTTCCATTCCTCAGAAGTATGTTCCCAGTCTCCATCAAACCAAAGAAGATCCGGGGAGTATTGGACGGAAAGTTCATGAAGCTGACTTTGGTAATAGCTGAGGAAATTTTGCCAGCGGGTTGGTTCTCTTTTTATTTCATAACGTTTTTTTGTCCGGGTGTTTATGTCATAATAGGGATGACTCCAATCTGGCAATGAGAAATACAGCCCTGTTTTTAATCCTGATTTTTTCAAAGCAGAAACAAAAGGAGTTAAAACATCCTTTTTGGCCAGGGAATTTTGAGGAATGCTTGTTGCTTTTTCTGCTTTAGTATTCCAAAGTGAAACTCCATCATGATGTTTGGTGGTAATGACAGCATATTTTGCTCCCGATTCCTTAATAAGATTTACCCATTGCTCTGGCTGATATTTTGAAGCTGAAAAACCATTCAGCTGTTTCATGTAATTTTCGTGATTAATATAATTATTGAAAAATGACCAGGATTCGGAAATTCCGTTAACAGAGTAGATGCCCCAATGAATAAAAATGCCCAGTTTTGCATTTTTAAACCATTCCATTTTTTTGCTGTTGTCCACTGTTTGGTCCTGTGCATCAATACTATTTGCAGATAATATCAATCCCAGGAAAACAGCTTTAATCAGACTGTTTCTCATATATAGATTTATTTTACCATTAAATATAAATAAAGAAAACATTACAGTATAGAATAGTTTCTAATATTTACTGATAATTGTTATTAAAACGTTTCTTATTATTGTATTTTTATAAATGGAACGTTTATTGTAAAATTCTTCTAATAAAAAGCATTATGAAAATTCCAGCATTATTAATGGCAAGTTTATTAGCGGTAGGGGTTTCTGCGCAAACTACAAAACCTGCTGCAAAAACTAAAAAGCCCATAAAGAAAGTTAAAAAAGTGGCTCCGGCTCCTGAAAGCCCGGAAAAACCTAAACCAACTACCCCTAAAGCTATTGTTAAAAAAGATACAGTTAAGCTCAGTCATTTTTCTTGTCCAGCCTGTGGAATGGGGTAAAATATGGGAAGGCCACTGTTAGGATTATCCATGATGGCAGAATCTGAGTTTATTTCAGCTGTTTTGCCATTATTACAAAGCAATTCTATTGAAGTGCTTGAATGGTCGTTTGATACATTCTATAATACGGAAGAACCCGTTTGGCTGAGTGAGTTGCTTAATTTTTATTCTGAAAACAATCGTTTGGTCGGGCATGGAGTCTATTATTCATTATTTGATGCTCTATGGACTGAAAGGCAAGAACTTTGGCTTGAAAAACTAAAAGAAGAGTTTCATAAAAGAAAATACAAACATATTACGGAACATTTCGGTTTCATGAATACCGAAAATTTTCATCAGGGAGTACCACTGCCGGTATCTCTGCATTCTAAAACATTAGAAATTGGAAAAGACAGACTGTACAGGTTACAAGATGCTGTAGAAGTTCCTGTAGGAATAGAAAATCTTGCTTTTGCATTTTCATTAGATGACGTAACTGAGCAAGGCGTATTTCTTGATAAATTAACGGAAAATATTGATGGATTCCTGATTCTTGATCTTCACAATATCTATTGTCAATCCTGTAATTTCAATGTTGATATGCAGGATATTATCAAACTGTATCCCTTGGATAAAGTCAGGGAAATTCATCTCTCAGGAGGCAGCTGGCAGGAAAGTGTATACAGTAAGACACCAGTAAGGAGAGATACTCATGATGATGCAATTCCTAAAGAAATTTTGTCTATACTTTCTTCGGTTGTGTTCCAGTGTAAGAATTTGGAATATATTATCATTGAAAGGCTGGGACATACTATTAATACAGAAGAAAAAAAGAAAAGTTTCCTGGATGATTTTGAGCAGGTCAGAACACTGATTGATTCATCAGGTTGGGAGAGAGAGAATGAAGACCTCTGGAATAAGAAAAAAGTGCAATTTCAAAAAGCTCCTTTAGAAGATATGATTCTGCATGAAGAACAAACATTGTTAACAAAACTTTTATTTGACAATGCTGGAGTTGCCTCTATTAAAAATCATGAATTCCATTACTTTAGAACAAAAGACTGGGACCCGGAGATGATTCTTACCGCTCAGAATATCATTAAAAAATGGAATCCCTATTAAAAAAGATCTCTAGTAACCACAAACCAAATTATATGAAAATGACAACTCTATTATTAATCATAACAGCCGTATTGACAGCACTTATCGCTGGGCTTTTCTATGCATATTCATGTTCTGTAGTCTTAGGATTAGGAAAATTGCCTGATGCGGAATATCTGAAGGCAATGCAAAATATCAACCGAGAAATACTGAATCCTGTATTTTTTATGAGCTTTATGGGGACTGCAATTCTTCTCCCTGTGTCTACTTTCTTTTTTCGGGGAGAACAAACGGTTTTTATTTTTCTTTTATTGGCTACATTGGCTTATCTGATCGGAGTTTTTGGGGTTACAGTGGTAGGAAATGTTCCTATGAATGACCAACTGGATCAATTTGATATTTCCGGTTCTGCTGTTGAAGCGCTTAAGCAAATGCGTGAAAATTTTGAAAGCAGATGGAATTTTCTGAACAATATAAGAACTGGTTTTTCAGTAGTCAGTATAATATTACTGGTTTGTGCTTGTATCTGGCATAAACAATTATAGAGGTAATTTTTATGTTAGGTGAAAATACTAGGATTTAAATTCCGTATTTCTACGGATTGACTGGAGTTTATTTTATACAGAACTTTGTATTGTTAGTAAGAAGAAATTTTAGACATATAGAAATTTTGAAAAAAAATTAATAACCAGGACGACTCAGATTCAAATTGAAAAAGGCAGCTCTAATAGAGCTGCCTTTGATATGTCTAAACTTATATCTTTTTTAGATTTTCAAAAGTTCAATGGTTCTTTCCGGACTTTCTGCAGAGAATACTGCATTTCCGGCAACCAATACATCAGCTCCGGCTTCGAAAAGTTTAGAAGCATTGTCAAGATTCACTCCGCCATCTACTTCGATAAGTGCTGTAGAATTGTTGCTTAAGATAAGGTCTTTTGTTTCGGCAATCTTTTTGTAAGTATTCTCAATAAACTTCTGTCCTCCAAATCCGGGATTTACACTCATTAATAAAACAAGATCTACATCTGCAATAATATCTTCAAGCATGAGAACAGGAGTAGATGGGTTTAAAACAACCCCTGCCTTTGCTCCTTTACTTTGGATGTGGTGGATGGTTCTGTGAAGATGAGTACATGCTTCATAATGTACAGATACAAGGTCAGCACCATGATTGATGAATTCATCAACATATTTTTCAGGCTCCACGATCATTAGGTGAACGTCTACAAATTTTTTAGCGTGCTGCTGTACAGTTTTCATTACCGGAAAACCAAATGAAATGTTAGGGACAAATCTCCCGTCCATTACATCAATATGGAACCAATCTGCCTGAGATCTGTTTAGCATTTCAATATCTCTTTGCAGATTCCCAAAGTCTGCAGATAAAAGGGATGGAGCAATAAGCTTCGTTTTCATTTTTACTTTTTATACTTTTACTTAGATTTCTCTCTTTTAAGAGGGGTTAACAACTAAAAAATAATATGAGGAAATACTCCCAAGAAGAATTATTTCTATGATTGTTAGTTTGATGTTATTCATTTTAATAACTAATACTCTATCAATTATAAATAGTCCTAAAGGTACAATGCTTACAATAAGTAACATTTCAAGAATCATATTGTATCCCGAACCTATTTTCGGTGGATCAAACAGTTTATATATACTTAAAAATATTATATAACTAAAAAAAAGTGCACTTAAAATGGATATAAAAGTCGGTTTTCGGACTAAATGATAAAAGAAAGCTTTCATCTTAATGATATTTCAGTTTCATTTCTGGCTTAATCTTCAGAACTGTTTCGTAAATCAATTTAATAACATTGGCTACGTCTTCTTTAGATACCATTTCCACTGTTGTGTGCATATAACGCAAAGGTAAGGAAATTAACGCACTTGGTACACCTCCGTTAGAGTGAGCAAAAGCATCAGTATCAGTCCCCGTAGACCTGCTTGCTGCAGCTCTTTGGAAAGGAATCTTTTTTGTTTTTGCTGTATCAATAATTAACTCTCTTATAGTGTGGTGAACACTTGGTGCAAAGAATACTACTGGTCCTGCACCACACTTCTGGTCTCCTTCTTTTTTCTTTTCAATCATTGGAGTGGTAGTATCGTGCGTTACGTCAGTTACAATAGCAATATTAGGCTTGATTGTGTCGGCAATCATATCTGCTCCATATAAGCCTACTTCTTCCTGTACGGAATTGGTAATATAAAGACCAAATGGAATCGATTTTTTGTTCTCCTTTAAAAGCCTTGCTACTTCTGCAATCATGAAACCTCCGATTCTGTTGTCAAGAGCTCTGCATACAAAATATCTGTCGTTCATTTCAAAGAATTCATCAGGGTAGGTAATCATGCATCCTACAAAAATTCCCATGTCTTCCACTTCTTTTTTGGAAGTTGCCCCACAATCAATGAAGATGTTTTCTATTTTTGGTGTAGGTTCATTCTGATTTGTTCTTGTATGAATAGCCGGCCATCCGAATACTCCTTTTACAATTCCGTTTTCTCCATGAATGTGCACTACTTTTGATGGAGCAATAGTTTGGTCTGAGCCTCCATTTCTGATTACATAAATCAATCCATCATCCGTAATATAGTTTACATACCACGAGATTTCATCAGCATGAGCTTCAATCACTACTTTAAATTCTGCTTCAGGATTAATGATACCGTAGCACGTTCCGTAATGATCCACTTCAATCTTGTCTACATAAGGTCTGATGTAGTCCATCCAAACTTCCTGTCCCTTGTGTTCGTATCCTGTTGGAGATGAAGTGTTTAAATATTTCTCTAAAAATTTTAAAGATTTCTTTTCAAATTTCATAAAAAGGAATGATTTTTGCGTTTAATTTTTGTTCTTATAAGTGTAAAAATAATGAATTTTAGTAAGATTATCTGTCTTTTTATGTTCTTTTTTGGAGTCAGTGTTTTTGGGCAGAATGATACTGTGGTCGCAAAACCATTGAATCAATACCCCGCTGAATCTTTGAAAGTAGATGAATTCGGCAATAAGTATTATTACGACGAACAGCAGAAGGTTAAGATCTATGAAGTAAACGGAGAGCCTGTAGTAGTAATGGATGAGTTGGTTTTGGTTAATAAGCCGAGATTTAATAATCAGTTGGATAAAAATTACTACTATTTCTTAAATAAGAAGTTATATAGAGTATATCCATTATTTGTAACTGCCTTACAGCAATACAGAGACATTCAGGTAGACATGAATGATATGGATAATAAAGCCAAACGAAAGTTCATAAGAGAAAGGCAAAATATGCTTGCTGATCAATATGAGAAACAATTGAGAGATCTAACTACTACCGAAGGACAGGTTTTTGCGAAGCTCATGAACCGGGCAACCGGTAAAAATGTATATGAGATCATTAAAGAGATGAGAGGTGGGTTTAGTGCCTTTTGGTGGAATCTTAAAGGGAAAATGGCAGATATTGATTTGAAAGAGCGATATGATCCCCATAAAAACAGAACCGATGAATTTGTAGAGTCGTTATTACAGTCTAACTGGAATTCAGGGTATTTGAAACCTTACCCCGGAGCAAGCGATTTTAAAGTAAAGAAATAATAAAGAAAAATTCCTGTAAGTGATCTTACAGGAATTTTTCTTTTAGTTTATCAAATACGATTTTATCTATAGGAAGTGGGAAAGGATTATCCGGTGTGTCAATATCCATCCATTCCGTTTTTTCAATGCAAGGATCCAAAATAAGGAATTCCTTTTCATCAACAATATTTACAAGATAGTAGATAGTCAGAAGCTGTTCATTTTCCCTGAATCGGGAAACAAGAAAGTCTTCCTGAGTATAAAAATGTTCTATACAATCTATTTTCACATTCAGTTCTTCATCAAATTCACGGTGCAAGCATTCCAAGGTCCCTTCACCATACTCTAATCCGCCGCCTGGAAATTTCACTAAAGGTTCGCCGGCATATTCTTCAAATAAAGTGAGTACTTTTCTCTCTTTTACCACGCAGCCATACACTCTAATGTTGATCTTGTCTATCATATATATAATGTATCATATTTTGTATAGCTAAGGTAAGCAATTTTGGGAGGAGTTTAGTGATTCAAAGGATGAAAATATTGAAAAAGTAAACCGTTCTATATCTTTTGTTATTTACTGCTTTATTGCATTAATCATTTCTCTTTTTCCTGGAGGTCCCTGTTTTTTCTCAACCTGAAAATTCAACTCCTGAAGGATTCTTCTTACGCTTCCTTTAGAAGAGTAGGTTGTTAATAATCCGTTAATGGCCATTTTGTCAGATATCAGTTCAAATAATGGTTTTTCCCATAGGTCTGGCTGTACTCGTGCCCCGAAACAGTCGAAATAAACAAGGTTGATTTCAGGCAAATCTATGTTCTTTAGATCAAAAAAATCACATTCTATCTTTTTAAGGTTGAATCCACTAATGATTTCTACTGAGTTTTCCCATTCTGCCAGATGAATTTTCTGATAAATATTTTTAAACTCTGGGTTATCGAAAAGTTCAAAATAGGCTAAATCGTTAACTTCGGATTCATTTATTGGGTATTTTTCGAGCGAAAAATAATTGATGACATGATTTTTGTCAGTTTTTAAATATTCATTAATTGTTACCAAAACATTCAAACCTGTTCCAAAACCTAGTTCTAAAATATTAATTTCGCAATCATTGATTAAGTTTAATCCATTTTTGATAAACACATGTTCTGCTTCCTGAAGAGCCCCATGATGAGAATGATAATTTTCATTTAAATCATTGATAAACAGTGTTTTACTTCCGTCGTTTGTGGTCTTAATTTCTCTTTTCAAGCTAATTTTTTGTCAAATTTACTCTAAAATTTTTATATTTAGAAAATTATATTAAATTTGTAGAACATCGTAAAAATTTTAAAAAATGATAATTCAAAAAACTGAAAACTCCAGAATTTCTACATTTGACCCTAACAATTTTTCATTTGGCGGAACTTTCATAGATCATATGATTATATGTGAGTACGAAAACGGAAAATGGGGTGATGTAAAATTAGTTCCTTACGGTCCAATACCTTTTACCCCAGCTATGATGGGAGTAAACTATGGACAAGCTTGTTTTGAAGGTATGAAAGCCTATAAAGACAAAGATGGGCAGGTTTTCCTTTTCAGGCCTGAAAAGAATTTTGAACGTATCAACAAGTCAGCGAAGCGTCTTGCTATGCCTGAGGTGACTGAGGAAATGTTTTTAGACGGATTAAAAGCATTAGTAGATATCGACAGAGACTGGATTCCTCAGGGAGAAGGAATGTCTTTATATATCAGACCATTAATTTTTGCTACAGAAGAAGCTTTGAAAGCAAGAGTTTCTGAAAAATATATGTTTGCTATTGTAGCAACACCAGCGAAGAGCTATTATTCAGAGCCGGTTTCTGTAAAAATCTCTGACCACTATTCAAGAGCAGCAAACGGTGGAGTAGGTTCTGCTAAAGCGGCAGGTAATTACGCGGCTTCTTTCTATCCAACTCAATTGGCTATTGAAGAAGGGTATGAGCAAATTATCTGGACTGATGATGCAACTCACGAATATTTCGAAGAGAGTGGTACAATGAATGTATTTGTAAGAATCAACGATACAATCTATACACCTCCAACCTCTGAGAAAATCCTTGACGGAGTAACAAGAGACAGCTTCCTTCAATTGGCTAAGAAAAGAGGAATCGAAGTAAAAGTTGAGCCAATTCCGGTAAAAACAGTAATTGAAGCTTTGAAAAACGGTTCTCTTAAAGAAGTATGGGGAGTAGGTACTGCAGTGGTAACCACTCAATTCCAGGCTTTAGGATATGAAGGTGAAAAATTAGCCCTTCCAAGATTATCAGACGAAGAAAGCTATGCAGCGATTCTTAAGAAAGATTTAGTAGATCTTCAAAACAACCTTTCCGAAGATCCATTCGGATGGAGAGTGGTTGTAGATCATGTGTTTGAAACAGTTTAATAGTATCTAAATACATTATAGTAAGCCGGGAATTTCCCGGTTTTTTTATTTTAATACATTAAAATATTGAACAACTCAAATGGTTTTAATATTATTTTAGACATTATTGTTATATTGCGGAATTAATACATTACTACATTTCTCTCTCAAGTTTTGTAATTGATTCACGAAATGTGTATTTTCGCAAAAGTTTATGAAAAAAATACTCTTCATATCAGCCATAAGCCTGTTGAGCTGTAATAGGAATGCACAGACGGCACATCCTCCAGTAGGAGGCGTTTTGAGCCAGAAAGATCTGGATGTTTCTAAGAACAGGATGAAAAATCTGAATACCATTGAAAGAGGGCAGATCCAGGATTGGATTAACGGACAAACAATAAAATTTTATCCTACACAGCTTAATTATTGGGTAACAGTTGATGGTTTTGATCATAGAGAAAGAAGAGCAGATAATACTCTGATTTCCTATTCTTATGAATTGTATGATTTTGACCAGACCAAGATCTATGATCAGCCTTTTGAAAGAAGAGATGCTAAATTTGGGCATTTTGATGAACTGAAAGCGGTGGAAAATGCTTTGCGTTTTATACATGATGGAGAGGAAGTGACGCTTTTGGTACCATCTTCTTTGGCTTATGGAACTTTTGGAGATGAAAAGAAAATAGACAATGATATACCATTAATCATAAAATTAAAAGCTTTATAATACATGAAATTGTTTAACAAGAATATAATTCTGGCAGCGGCAAGTGTTTCGCTGATGAGTTGTACCCCAATTTATAAAAAAATGAACGTAGACAAAGAAACTTACGAAGGTCTTAATGACGGACTTTATGCCAATCTTCAAACTACAAAAGGTAACATGATTGTGAAGTTTGAGGACAAGAAAGCACCAGTAACTGTAGCCAACTTTATTGGTCTTGCAGAAGGGAAAATCGACAACAAAGCTAAGGCTAAGGGAGTTCCTTATTATGACGGAACTATTTTCCACAGAGTAATCAAAGATTTCATGATTCAAGGGGGTGATCCTCAGGGAACAGGAATGGGAGATCCTGGATATAAATTTGAAGATGAAAGAAACGATCTTAAACATACAGGAAAAGGTGTTCTTTCTATGGCAAACTCAGGACCGAATACAAATGGGTCTCAGTTTTTCATTACTGAAGTAGCTACCCCTTGGTTAGACGGAAGACACACGATCTTTGGAAAGATAGTAAAAGGGAATGATGTAATTGATACTATTGCTAATGTTGAAAAAGGAGCTCAGGATAAGCCTAAGACTGATATTGTTTTAGAAAAAGTTTCTATCTTCAGTAAAGGTGATGAATACAAAAACTACGATGCAGCTAAAACTTTTAACGAAGGAAAAGCTAAAATCGCAGAAAATAATAAAGCTTTCATCGCTAAAGAAGAAGCGGAAAAAAAGAAAAAAGAAGAAGAGTTCAAAGCAAACCAGGAAAAATTAGTGGAAAGCTTAAAAGCTGGAATGCAAAAAACGGAATCAGGTCTTTACTATAAAATCACTAAAACTGCTGACGGTAAAGCTCCAAAAGCAGGTGATAATGTATCTGTACATTATGCAGGTAAATTAGTAGACGGAACTGAATTTGATTCTTCATTCAAAAGAAACGAGCCTATCGATATTCCAATCGGAATGGGAAGAGTAATCAAAGGATGGGATGAAGGAATTCTATTATTGAAAGAAGGTGAAACTGCTACTTTATTAATTCCACCAGCAATGGGTTATGGAGAAAGAGGAGCAGGAGGAGTAATTCCACCAAACTCTTGGTTAGTTTTCGATGTTGAGCTTGTAAAAGTAAAATAATTGAATCTTTAAGATATGAAAGCCGTCCTGAAAAGGACGGCTTTTTTATTTATTTCATAGCAACTATATACAATTTTAGATTAAGCTATTTTTTCATTCTGTCATTCTGAATACAGACTGAAGGTCTGCGAACGTAGTTCAGAAGTGAAATGAAGAATCTAAATGCATGAATGAAACTCTTCCTGCGTTAGAAATTAAAGATTCGGCGTAGCCAATGATAATGGTGTAAAATTATATGTAAATGCTACTTTTATTAATAGTGACTTTGTCAACACTCTAAAAATGACTATTTTAGTGAAAACTACTTCATGAAAAATTTCTTTTATGCTCTTTTTATTTTTTCTAATCTTAGCCTTATTGCTCAGGGGAGAAAATTCTTTGAAAATGGAGACGTTCAGTTAAGGTCAAAAGTTGAAAAAGTAAATTTAAAATATTCCATGGACTTACCTTTTGTGAAGGTAAATATTAATGGAAAAATATATAATTTTCTTTTAGATACCGGAGCTCCAACTGTCATTTCTACGGCAATTTATACAGATTTGGGTCTTGAAAAGAAACATAAAAGCAGAGTGAAGGACTCACAGAAAAATAAACAGGACCAGATATTTACAGTATTACCTGAAATGATTGTAGATAATATAGCTTTTAACAATATAGGAGTTATGGTGATGGACCTTACGGCAACTGAATTCGAATGCTTTAAAGTGGATGGAATTCTTGGTTCTAATCAAATGGCTAAACTTTTCTGGAGGTTAAATTATAATGAAAATTCATTGGAAGCAACCCAGGATCTCTCTAAGTTTGATCTTACAGGCTATGATATTGTGATTCCTTTTGATGTAAAAGATCAGAAAACCCCTATTATTGAAGCCAGTATTCTTGATAAGAAAATGAACTTTACATTTGATACGGGATCTTCAGGAAATATAAAGATGACCAATAATAATTACAACTTCAAAAAAATAACAGAGAAAGTAGATGTTTACGGAAATAGTTCTGTAGGGGCCTTTGGTACCGGAAGCCCTGTGCTTGGGCATATTTTTAAAGCTTCCAATATCACTTTTGGAAATAAGATTTTTAACAATGTGGTGGTAGCAACAGGAAGTTCAAGTTTAATAGGAAATGATTTTTTGAAGAACTTTGTATTTGTTCTGGATTGGGAAGGACATAAGGTTTATATGAAACAGATTAAGGAATTTTCCCACAAGTTGGAATCTTTTGGTTTTGGATATCGTTTTATAGACTCTAAACCAACTGTTGCTTATGTATTTCAGGAAGAAAGTTTTCCTTTAAAGGTGGGAGATTCTATCATTAGTATTAATAATATAAACCTTGATAATCTTGACAAAGAAGGTGTTTGTCATTATTTCTTGAACAGAGTAGAAAAGGATGCTGTTGCTATCGATTTGAAAATAAAAAGAGGCGGAGCTGAAATGAATGTAAACCTTAAAAAGAAAGTTTATTTAAAGGCTGATAACTAGGGAATATATGATATATACCGTGAAAATACGGTTTTCTGTAAAAACAAATTATTCTTATCTTTATCTCTCACCAATGAAACAAAAATTAAAAGTATGTTTGATCTTAATTACGATTTAATAAAACAGACAATAGAGGCTGAAGTTTGTAAAGAACATAACTTACATCCGGAATTTGTAAAAACAGATGATGGATTTGGAATAAAAGCCTGTTGTGAACCTTTTCATAAGGAACTAGTAACGAAATCTGAAAAAATGGTTGAAGAGGAAACGACTCAGTTTCTTGAGAAAATGATGAAAGATATTTTTAAAGAATAATTTGTGAAATTGTAGAAAAGCAATGTATAAAAAAACCGCCCTTCAATAAAAGGGCGGTTTTTCAGTAAAAGAGTGAAATAAAAGTTATATGTTTCTACCT is a genomic window of Chryseobacterium nakagawai containing:
- a CDS encoding peptidylprolyl isomerase; protein product: MNVDKETYEGLNDGLYANLQTTKGNMIVKFEDKKAPVTVANFIGLAEGKIDNKAKAKGVPYYDGTIFHRVIKDFMIQGGDPQGTGMGDPGYKFEDERNDLKHTGKGVLSMANSGPNTNGSQFFITEVATPWLDGRHTIFGKIVKGNDVIDTIANVEKGAQDKPKTDIVLEKVSIFSKGDEYKNYDAAKTFNEGKAKIAENNKAFIAKEEAEKKKKEEEFKANQEKLVESLKAGMQKTESGLYYKITKTADGKAPKAGDNVSVHYAGKLVDGTEFDSSFKRNEPIDIPIGMGRVIKGWDEGILLLKEGETATLLIPPAMGYGERGAGGVIPPNSWLVFDVELVKVK
- a CDS encoding aspartyl protease family protein, with product MKNFFYALFIFSNLSLIAQGRKFFENGDVQLRSKVEKVNLKYSMDLPFVKVNINGKIYNFLLDTGAPTVISTAIYTDLGLEKKHKSRVKDSQKNKQDQIFTVLPEMIVDNIAFNNIGVMVMDLTATEFECFKVDGILGSNQMAKLFWRLNYNENSLEATQDLSKFDLTGYDIVIPFDVKDQKTPIIEASILDKKMNFTFDTGSSGNIKMTNNNYNFKKITEKVDVYGNSSVGAFGTGSPVLGHIFKASNITFGNKIFNNVVVATGSSSLIGNDFLKNFVFVLDWEGHKVYMKQIKEFSHKLESFGFGYRFIDSKPTVAYVFQEESFPLKVGDSIISINNINLDNLDKEGVCHYFLNRVEKDAVAIDLKIKRGGAEMNVNLKKKVYLKADN